The nucleotide sequence CATAAACAGCGCTAGAATTAGATAATGAACGCTCGATAGCATCTAATGATTTAGATTTTTCGCGAACCGCTACTTTATCTCCAGCTTTTAATTGGTATGAAGGAATGTTTACTAACTCTCCGTTAACAGTAATGTGTCTGTGAGAAACGATTTGACGAGCTGCACGACGAGAAGGAGCGATACCCATTCTGTAAACAACATTGTCTAAACGTGATTCACATAACTGGATTAAAACTTCACCTGTTACACCTTTAGATGCAGATGCTTTTTTAAACATGTTACGGAATTGTTTTTCTAAAACACCGTAAGTGTATTTAGCTTTTTGTTTCTCCATTAACTGGATAGCGTACTCAGATTTTTTACCTCTTTTTTTTGCTAAACCATGTTGCCCTGGAGGGTAATTTCTTTTTTCGAATGCTCTGTCATCTCCGAAGATTGCTTCACCGAATTTACGAGCGATTTTTGTTTGTGGACCAGTATATCTTGCCATTTTAAAAAAAAATAAAAAAGGTAGGGATTATGAATTCAGGTCTTATCCTCCGATAATCTTTCTCCTACCTTAGGTTATACTATAAATATAAATTAAACTCTTCGTCTTTTTGGAGGACGACATCCGTTGTGAGGAATTGGAGTGATATCAATGATTTCTGTAACTTCGATTCCACTGTTGTGGATAGAACGAATTGCAGATTCTCTACCATTTCCTGGTCCTTTAACGTAAACTTTCACTTTTTTAAGTCCAGCTTCTAACGCTACTTTACCACAATCTTCTGCTGCCATTTGTGCTGCATAAGGAGTGTTCTTTTTAGAACCA is from Flavobacterium dauae and encodes:
- the rpsD gene encoding 30S ribosomal protein S4 encodes the protein MARYTGPQTKIARKFGEAIFGDDRAFEKRNYPPGQHGLAKKRGKKSEYAIQLMEKQKAKYTYGVLEKQFRNMFKKASASKGVTGEVLIQLCESRLDNVVYRMGIAPSRRAARQIVSHRHITVNGELVNIPSYQLKAGDKVAVREKSKSLDAIERSLSNSSAVYEWITWNNDTKEGTYVSVPARLQVPENIKEQLIVELYNK
- the rpsK gene encoding 30S ribosomal protein S11; its protein translation is MAKANTKKRKVIVESTGEAHISATFNNIIISLTNKKGEVISWSSAGKMGFRGSKKNTPYAAQMAAEDCGKVALEAGLKKVKVYVKGPGNGRESAIRSIHNSGIEVTEIIDITPIPHNGCRPPKRRRV